One window from the genome of Nitrospira defluvii encodes:
- a CDS encoding tyrosine-type recombinase/integrase has translation MSEKTMTRAQWTQLCDQVVLACASQHSQRAYRASASMYRAWVARTKLMLLSKTTVLRYRDYLLLTKKLAPKSINLHLTVLRRLAHEGMAEQVLDTPTGMAILRIPMVPNRGVRAGVWLPREQAQRILSGPNVRTIVGKRDYLVLMLILRCGLRRAEIAQLAVTAVREREGRWVLANLRGKGKRLRTLPLPGVVKNAWDRWVEAAGIESGRVIRAINRHGSVWGKGVTEDTIWRIVGRYAQLALGKHVAPHDLRRTFGRLCYALTKDMREIQQLYGHSSVMTTEKYLGVEPHLVDSVTDRLGLS, from the coding sequence ATGAGTGAAAAGACAATGACCCGGGCACAGTGGACCCAGCTGTGCGATCAGGTGGTTCTGGCTTGTGCCTCTCAACATTCACAACGCGCCTATCGTGCGTCAGCCTCGATGTATCGGGCGTGGGTTGCACGGACGAAGCTGATGCTGTTGTCGAAGACGACGGTTCTGCGCTACCGTGACTATCTGCTGCTCACCAAGAAGCTCGCTCCGAAATCGATCAATCTCCATCTAACTGTCCTTCGCCGTCTAGCGCATGAAGGGATGGCCGAACAAGTGCTCGATACCCCGACAGGAATGGCAATTCTCCGCATTCCGATGGTTCCCAATCGTGGGGTTCGGGCTGGAGTGTGGTTGCCACGTGAACAGGCACAGCGCATCTTGAGTGGGCCGAACGTGCGGACGATCGTGGGCAAACGGGATTATCTCGTGTTGATGCTGATCCTGCGGTGTGGGCTTCGGCGGGCGGAAATTGCGCAGTTGGCGGTGACGGCGGTGCGCGAACGCGAGGGTCGATGGGTGCTCGCGAATCTGCGAGGCAAAGGGAAACGGCTTCGCACCCTTCCCCTCCCTGGCGTGGTGAAGAACGCCTGGGACCGGTGGGTCGAGGCGGCAGGGATTGAGTCCGGCCGAGTAATCCGAGCCATCAATCGCCACGGCAGCGTCTGGGGCAAGGGAGTGACGGAGGATACGATCTGGCGAATTGTTGGACGGTACGCACAGCTGGCCTTGGGGAAACATGTGGCTCCGCATGACTTGCGCCGTACCTTCGGCCGGCTGTGTTACGCACTGACCAAAGATATGCGGGAAATTCAGCAGCTGTATGGCCACAGTTCCGTGATGACGACTGAGAAGTACCTAGGCGTCGAGCCTCATCTCGTGGATTCGGTGACGGATCGGTTGGGACTGTCGTGA
- a CDS encoding type IV toxin-antitoxin system AbiEi family antitoxin domain-containing protein, giving the protein MSLDLAGAATLEIGRLTQPVLTEYELGRLLFDLYDKKQVEGLKIGRLKKSVPDIGDFGSLLRTLLSRGILRKRRDFRGSVYNILGKTQFTPEDILCSVDPFAYLSHLSAMAYHGLTNRILTTIFYSTPQQTKWSSFAVLRMRSDLGEHLQAYRDGSLPRLTRIRFARIDKKPVHKYASAHTGAFKIGKERVLRVSTIGRTFLDMVRAAHLCGGINHVIEVYEAHARQYEALIVEEIDRHGTLIDKARAGYVLDERCGITGNATIEKWATTVQRGGSRKLDPLSEYSSRYSARWCLSLNHS; this is encoded by the coding sequence ATGTCACTGGATCTTGCAGGTGCGGCAACCCTTGAAATTGGACGACTGACTCAGCCAGTTCTGACAGAGTATGAACTCGGTCGTCTTTTATTCGACCTTTACGACAAGAAACAGGTCGAAGGGCTGAAAATCGGACGATTAAAAAAGTCCGTCCCGGATATTGGTGATTTCGGATCGCTACTCCGCACCCTGCTGAGTCGAGGTATCTTGCGAAAGAGACGAGATTTCCGGGGGAGTGTGTACAATATTTTGGGGAAGACGCAGTTCACGCCAGAAGACATTTTGTGCTCGGTGGATCCGTTTGCCTATCTTTCACATCTGAGTGCGATGGCCTATCATGGGCTGACCAATCGAATTCTCACCACCATTTTTTATAGTACTCCCCAACAAACGAAATGGTCTAGCTTTGCGGTGCTCAGAATGAGGTCAGATCTCGGCGAGCACCTGCAAGCCTACCGTGACGGGAGTCTGCCTCGACTGACGCGCATCCGCTTTGCCCGAATTGACAAAAAACCAGTGCATAAGTACGCAAGCGCCCATACTGGTGCATTCAAAATCGGGAAGGAGCGAGTCCTACGAGTCTCGACAATCGGCCGAACATTTCTGGATATGGTTCGCGCCGCACACCTGTGCGGCGGGATTAATCATGTTATCGAAGTGTATGAGGCTCATGCGAGACAGTATGAAGCGTTGATTGTCGAGGAGATTGATCGACATGGCACGCTGATCGATAAAGCCCGAGCTGGGTATGTGCTCGATGAACGGTGTGGGATCACAGGGAACGCAACTATTGAGAAGTGGGCGACGACTGTCCAGCGGGGCGGTTCCCGGAAGCTGGACCCCCTTTCTGAATACAGCTCCCGCTATTCCGCACGCTGGTGCCTGTCACTTAATCACAGCTG